Proteins from one Telopea speciosissima isolate NSW1024214 ecotype Mountain lineage chromosome 1, Tspe_v1, whole genome shotgun sequence genomic window:
- the LOC122669857 gene encoding DEAD-box ATP-dependent RNA helicase 7 has translation MPSLAVSEPLLFEEPIDKKKKMMKDKTTTKNTALPKTEEANSIEKKKNKKEKNYKKSIASKSSESEEDLNSDDSEQSLLEKNKKKKSSSEQKNKSKKRKASEVEEDGDDEEGKSETSSELGTPVSLKPRAVGGFSKKSKLMDTDEEEGEVVADAGVNPNSISNFRISQPLREQLKSKGIESLFPIQAMTFDTVLDGSDLVGRARTGQGKTLAFVLPILESLINGPAKATRKTGYGRAPSVLVLLPTRELATQVHADFEVYGRALGLASCSLYGGAQYSPQEVKLKRGVDIVVGTPGRIKDHIERGNIDFSSLKFRVLDEADEMLRMGFVEDVELILGKVADVSKVQTLLFSATLPVWVKQIASRFLKADKKTVDLVGNEKMKASTNVRHIVLPCSSSARAQVIPDVIRCYGSGGRTIIFTETKDSASELAGLLPGARALHGDIQQAQREVTLKGFRSGKFLTLVATNVAARGLDINDVQLIIQCEPPRDVEAYIHRSGRTGRAGNTGVAVMLYDPRRSNISRIERESGVKFEHVSAPQQAEVAKAAGLEAAETIIQISDSVIPAFKSAAEELLSTSGLSAVELLAKALAKASGYKEVKSRSLLSSMENYVTVLLEAGRPIYTPSFAFGVLRRFLPEEKVEAVNGLALTADGNGAVFDVPTADLDAFLAGQENAANVSVTVLKTLPQLQERERSGGRFGYGGRGGGGGRFGARGGSGGGFSDRRNRFSNGRGGRGGNNRGRRN, from the exons ATGCCTTCACTAGCAGTCTCTGAACCTCTTCTCTTCGAAGAGCCTatagacaagaagaagaagatgatgaaggacAAGACGACGACGAAAAACACCGCTCTTCCCAAAACCGAAGAAGCTAATTcaattgagaagaagaaaaacaagaaggagaagaattatAAGAAGTCCATTGCTTCAAAATCATCTGAATCGGAAGAGGACTTGAACAGCGACGATTCAGAACAGAGTTTGttggagaagaataagaagaagaagagtagtaGCGAGCAGAAGAATAAGAGTAAGAAGAGGAAAGCTtctgaggttgaagaagatggggatgatgaagaggggaagagcGAGACCAGTTCTGAATTGGGGACCCCGGTGAGTTTGAAGCCAAGGGCCGTCGGTGGCTTTTCGAAGAAGTCTAAATTGATGGACACCGACGAGGAGGAAGGAGAGGTAGTTGCCGATGCAGGTGTCAACCCTAACTCTATTTCTAATTTCAGGATCTCCCAGCCCTTAAGAGAGCAGTTGAAGTCTAAGGGAATTGAATCGCTCTTCCCTATCCAAGCCATGACATTTGATACAGTTCTCGATGGTTCTGATTTGGTTGGCCGCGCCCGCACGGGTCAG GGGAAGACATTGGCTTTTGTGCTACCCATCTTGGAATCTTTGATAAATGGTCCTGCTAAAGCCACACGGAAGACTGGGTATGGACGAGCACCTAGTGTCTTGGTTCTTCTGCCTACCAGGGAGCTGGCCACTCAG GTACATGCCGATTTTGAAGTTTATGGTCGTGCTCTAGGATTAGCTTCATGCTCTTTATATGGAGGAGCTCAATATTCTCCTCAAGAGGTCAAACTGAAAAGAGGGGTTGATATTGTTGTTGGAACCCCTGGGCGTATAAAG GATCACATAGAGAGGGGAAATATTGACTTCAGCTCATTGAAGTTTCGTGTTCTCGACGAGGCCGACGAAATGCTGAGGATGGGTTTTGTTGAAGATGTTGAACTCATTCTAG GGAAAGTTGCAGACGTAAGCAAAGTCCAGACACTTCTCTTCAGTGCTACTCTGCCTGTCTGGGTGAAGCAA ATTGCGTCTAGGTTTCTTAAAGCTGATAAGAAAACAGTAGATCTCGTTGGTAATGAGAAAATGAAGGCTAGTACCAATGTTAGACACATTGTTCTTCCATGTTCCAGTTCAGCCAGAGCCCAGGTTATTCCAGATGTTATTCGGTGTTATGGCAG TGGTGGGCGTACAATTATTTTCACTGAGACGAAGGATTCTGCTTCAGAACTTGCTGGATTATTGCCTGGGGCACGGGCTTTGCATGGGGACATACAGCAAGCCCAGCGTGAG GTTACACTCAAAGGGTTCAGATCAGGCAAATTCCTGACATTGGTAGCCACGAATGTGGCAGCACGGGGATTGGATATCAATGATGTACAATTGATCATTCAG TGTGAACCTCCCCGTGATGTTGAAGCCTATATTCATCGATCTGGTCGTACAGGGAGAGCTG GTAATACTGGGGTTGCTGTGATGCTTTATGATCCTAGAAGGTCAAATATTTCTAGAATAGAAAGAGAATCAGGGGTGAAATTTGAGCACGTCTCTGCTCCTCAACAAGCTGAGGTTGCCAAAGCGGCTGGTCTGGAAGCAGCTGAAACGATTATTCAAATTTCTGATAG TGTAATTCCTGCATTCAAGTCAGCCGCTGAGGAGCTTTTGAGTACATCTGGTCTCTCAGCCGTGGAGTTACTTGCTAAAGCACTTGCAAAGGCTTCT GGTTACAAAGAGGTAAAGAGTAGGTCTCTTCTTTCATCCATGGAGAACTATGTCACTGTACTCCTCGAGGCTGGAAGACCCATCTACACTCCCTC GTTTGCTTTTGGTGTACTGAGGAGATTCTTGCCCGAGGAGAAGGTTGAGGCAGTGAATGGTCTTGCACTTACAGCTGATGGAAACGGTGCAGTGTTTGATGTGCCAACTGCAGATTTGGATGCATTCCTTGCAG GTCAGGAAAATGCGGCTAATGTTAGCGTTACAGTGTTGAAAACATTGCCCCAGTTGCAAGAAAGAGAACGGTCAGGAGGAAGATTTGGCTatggtggtcgtggtggtggtggtggtaggtTCGGTGCAAGAGGTGGCAGTGGAGGTGGTTTTTCTGATAGAAGAAACAGATTCTCCAATGGCAGAGGAGGTCGTGGTGGCAACAACCGGGGACGGAGGAATTGA